A single region of the Melopsittacus undulatus isolate bMelUnd1 chromosome 10, bMelUnd1.mat.Z, whole genome shotgun sequence genome encodes:
- the TTI1 gene encoding TELO2-interacting protein 1 homolog isoform X2 — protein sequence MAVFDTPRDAFGALRPACVQLTRVQTAENVCRLAARLAAVSGPALQELQEYVLFPLRSALRAPGPRRERLVQSALHCMASVLAATAVRSPRLLRELLAELCACLGPCPGLSPGPGPAAPTEDVKLAVTEVLHTLLHSASGDVILSLYRPSTLPLLGCAVSLLLGLAERERAKQLKVSALQCLQVVVLQCDCRQHRPLSEDEAQQCGDLFASFLPGVSLALSRVVTADIKQGHKPTVAAIRLFYLIVGLVMADAQLARVPESKEQLPENQSRLSEILVHRGPDWSKSTAEKLSLLLCKMVEFSSVHPHWKVRLELVELVHHLLRNCSRSLESSFTHLLKALVGLVNDESSEVQSRCNEVLQSIAEQRMVAQSRALADVLSENLHSLATALPRLMNSQDDMGKVSTLSLLLGYLKLLGPKINVVLNSTSHLGRLSKALMQVLELDVTDVKIVEDRRWGCEDSLQPGVQKGRCQRKYFRFFTEEKVFQLLQQVCRVLGYYGNLYLLVDHFMGLYSESAMYRKQAAMVLNELITGAAGLGVDVLQEREVSPNMDDLKASVTSILDEYTDQANWYLITSIDTEEVSHEQHPVHHTGLPAHPGGVCSTILLPSPELHAATRTMNSNIWQMCIQLEGVGCFAAVLGKEFRLLLLTALYPVLEKAGDKTLLISETALGTLAEMSEACGYGSVQQLINDNSDYLVNGISLGLRQLAQQPHASRVLDTMLRHSDASLLPLVEDVIQDVLSTLDQCYNSQASTFLGVLHSLMTALVQWFGSSCSEEQQQQSTECQNRTSPPGPQVVTARDMEQFFLDYIRQKQMAEGDVPDSGFEDADEVPPLAKPEPNNCETEGEAPLPSHAQLAKDVLERCIHLLSDRNLRVRLKVLCTLAQKCGDFLRPRFSRDVLPKLTSSLLSQAPASARAGPVYTHTLAFKLQLAVLQGLGSLCQKLDMGESDLNKVTDACLIYLSAKQPRKLQEAAQSVFFHLMAVDPDRTWLLLTETCCLQGYEPPHASLRPVKLGGMGRQRNELTDNVRLLLERLQEHGAQEPPP from the exons ATGGCCGTGTTCGACACCCCGCGGGACGCGTTCGGGGCGCTGCGCCCTGCCTGCGTGCAGCTGACGCGGGTGCAGACGGCGGAGAACGTGTGTCGGCTGGCGGCGCGGCTGGCGGCCGTGAGCGGCCCGgcgctgcaggagctgcaggagtaCGTGCTCTTCCCGTTGCGCTCCGCGCTGCGGGCACCGGGGCCGCGACGGGAGCGCCTGGTGCAGAGCGCACTGCACTGCATGGCCTCGGTGCTGGCGGCCACCGCCGTGCGCAGCCCGCGGCTCCTGCGGGAGCTGCTCGCCGAGCTCTGCGCCTGCCTCGGGCCCTGCCCCGGCCTCAGCCCCggtcccggccccgccgcccccaCCGAGGACGTGAAGCTGGCGGTGACCGAGGTGCTCCACACGCTGCTGCACTCGGCCTCGGGCGATGTGATCCTGTCCCTGTACCGACCATCCACCCTCCCGCTCCTCGGCTGCGCCGTGTCCCTGCTTCTGGGCCTGGCGGAGCGAGAGAGAGCCAAGCAGCTCAAGGTCTCTGCGCTGCAGTGCTTGCAGGTCGTGGTGCTGCAGTGTGACTGCCGGCAGCACCGGCCCCTGAGTGAGGACGAGGCACAGCAATGTGGGGatctgtttgcttcttttctgcCGGGGGTTTCCCTTGCCCTGTCTCGGGTTGTGACTGCAGACATCAAACAAGGGCACAAACCCACCGTTGCTGCCATCAGACTCTTTTACCTGATCGTTGGCCTGGTGATGGCCGATGCACAGCTAGCCAGAGTCCCAGAGAGCAAAGAACAGCTGCCAGAGAATCAAAGCAGACTATCAGAAATACTGGTCCATAGAGGACCTGACTGGAGcaaaagcacagctgaaaaacTGTCTCTCCTCCTCTGTAAAATGGTTGAGTTCTCCTCAGTTCACCCCCACTGGAAAGTGAGACTGGAGCTGGTGGAACTGGTCCACCACTTACTGAGGAACTGCAGCCGTTCGCTGGAGAGCTCCTTCACTCACCTCTTGAAGGCCTTGGTGGGGCTGGTTAATGATGAAAGCagtgaagtccagagcaggtgTAACGAGGTTCTGCAGAGCATTGCAGAGCAGAGGATGgtagcacagagcagggctctggCTGATGTCCTCTCCGAGAACCTCCACTCCCTTGCCACAGCACTTCCTCGCCTGATGAACTCTCAGGATGACATGGGCAAGGTTTCCACTCTGAGCTTGCTGCTCGGCTACCTGAAGCTGCTGGGCCCCAAGATTAACGTTGTCCTCAACTCCACATCCCACCTGGGCCGCCTGTCCAAGGCACTGAtgcaggtgctggagctggatgtGACGGACGTGAAGATAGTGGAGGACAGACGCTGGGGCTGCGAGGactccctgcagcctggggtGCAGAAAGGCAGATGCCAGAGGAAATACTTCCGCTTCTTCACAGAGGAGAAGgttttccagctccttcagcaagTGTGTCGTGTTCTTGGCTACTACGGGAACCTCTATTTGCTTGTGGATCATTTCATGGGGCTGTACAGTGAATCTGCCATGTACCGAAAGCAGGCGGCCATGGTCCTCAACGAGCTGatcacaggagctgctggactGGGGGTGGATGTTCTCCAGGAAAGGGAAGTGTCACCGAACATGGATGATCTCAAAGCGTCTGTAACATCCATTCTCGACGAGTACACAGACCAGGCAAATTGGTATTTGATCACAAGCATTGATACAGAAGAAGTCAGCCATGAGCAGCACCCTGTGCACCACACAGGACTCCCTGCCCACCCCGGGGGGGTGTGCAGCACCATTCTCCTTCCATCCCCAGAGCTGCACGCAGCAACCCGCACCATGAACAGCAACATCTGGCAGATGTGCATCCAGCTGGAAGGGGTcggctgctttgctgctgtcctTGGGAAGGAGTtccggctgctgctgctgacagctctgTACCCAGTGCTGGAGAAGGCTGGTGACAAGACCCTGCTCATCAGTGAGACAGCGCTGGGGACGCTGGCAGAGATGAGCGAGGCCTGTGGCTATGGCTCCGTGCAGCAGCTGATTAATGACAACTCTGACTATCTGGTGAATGGGATCTCTCTGGGCTTGCGCCAGCTGGCGCAGCAGCCACACGCCTCCCGGGTGCTGGACACTATGCTGAGGCATTCAGATGCCAGCTTGCTGCCACTGGTAGAAGACGTTATCCAAGATGTCCTGTCAACTCTAGATCAGTGTTACAACAGCCAGGCTTCCACCTTCCTCGGGGTCCTGCACTCACTAATGACAGCTTTAG TGCAGTGGTTTGGCTCATCCtgcagtgaggagcagcagcagcagagcaccgAGTGCCAGAACAGGACCTCACCCCCAGGGCCACAGGTGGTGACAGCACGAGACATGGAGCAGTTCTTCCTGGACTACATCAGGCAGAAGCAGATGGCAGAGGGCGATGTTCCTGACTCAGGGTTTGAGGATGCAG ATGAGGTTCCCCCCCTTGCTAAGCCAGAGCCCAACAACTGTGAGACGGAAGGAGAGGCTCCCCTGCCCAGCCATGCTCAGCTGGCCAAAGATGTGCTGGAGAGGTGCATCCACTTGCTGTCTGACAGGAACCTCCGTGTGCGGCTCAAG GTGCTGTGTACCCTGGCTCAGAAGTGTGGGGACTTCCTGAGGCCGAGGTTCTCCAGAGATGTCCTGCCCAAGCTGACCAGCTCCCTCCTCAGCCAGGCCCCAGCAAGTGCCAGAGCAGGACCTGTGTACACCCACACGCTCGCCTTCAAGCTGcagctggctgtgctgcagggccTGGGCTCTCTGTGCCAGAAGCTGGACATGG GCGAGAGTGACCTCAATAAAGTGACAGATGCCTGCCTGATTTACCTCAGTGCCAAGCAACCCAGGAAACTGCAAGAAGCTGCCCAGAG
- the TTI1 gene encoding TELO2-interacting protein 1 homolog isoform X1, translating into MAVFDTPRDAFGALRPACVQLTRVQTAENVCRLAARLAAVSGPALQELQEYVLFPLRSALRAPGPRRERLVQSALHCMASVLAATAVRSPRLLRELLAELCACLGPCPGLSPGPGPAAPTEDVKLAVTEVLHTLLHSASGDVILSLYRPSTLPLLGCAVSLLLGLAERERAKQLKVSALQCLQVVVLQCDCRQHRPLSEDEAQQCGDLFASFLPGVSLALSRVVTADIKQGHKPTVAAIRLFYLIVGLVMADAQLARVPESKEQLPENQSRLSEILVHRGPDWSKSTAEKLSLLLCKMVEFSSVHPHWKVRLELVELVHHLLRNCSRSLESSFTHLLKALVGLVNDESSEVQSRCNEVLQSIAEQRMVAQSRALADVLSENLHSLATALPRLMNSQDDMGKVSTLSLLLGYLKLLGPKINVVLNSTSHLGRLSKALMQVLELDVTDVKIVEDRRWGCEDSLQPGVQKGRCQRKYFRFFTEEKVFQLLQQVCRVLGYYGNLYLLVDHFMGLYSESAMYRKQAAMVLNELITGAAGLGVDVLQEREVSPNMDDLKASVTSILDEYTDQANWYLITSIDTEEVSHEQHPVHHTGLPAHPGGVCSTILLPSPELHAATRTMNSNIWQMCIQLEGVGCFAAVLGKEFRLLLLTALYPVLEKAGDKTLLISETALGTLAEMSEACGYGSVQQLINDNSDYLVNGISLGLRQLAQQPHASRVLDTMLRHSDASLLPLVEDVIQDVLSTLDQCYNSQASTFLGVLHSLMTALVQWFGSSCSEEQQQQSTECQNRTSPPGPQVVTARDMEQFFLDYIRQKQMAEGDVPDSGFEDADEVPPLAKPEPNNCETEGEAPLPSHAQLAKDVLERCIHLLSDRNLRVRLKVLDVLELCVTVLHPHGNHLLPMAHRVWPALVTRLISDDPLAVLRAFKVLCTLAQKCGDFLRPRFSRDVLPKLTSSLLSQAPASARAGPVYTHTLAFKLQLAVLQGLGSLCQKLDMGESDLNKVTDACLIYLSAKQPRKLQEAAQSVFFHLMAVDPDRTWLLLTETCCLQGYEPPHASLRPVKLGGMGRQRNELTDNVRLLLERLQEHGAQEPPP; encoded by the exons ATGGCCGTGTTCGACACCCCGCGGGACGCGTTCGGGGCGCTGCGCCCTGCCTGCGTGCAGCTGACGCGGGTGCAGACGGCGGAGAACGTGTGTCGGCTGGCGGCGCGGCTGGCGGCCGTGAGCGGCCCGgcgctgcaggagctgcaggagtaCGTGCTCTTCCCGTTGCGCTCCGCGCTGCGGGCACCGGGGCCGCGACGGGAGCGCCTGGTGCAGAGCGCACTGCACTGCATGGCCTCGGTGCTGGCGGCCACCGCCGTGCGCAGCCCGCGGCTCCTGCGGGAGCTGCTCGCCGAGCTCTGCGCCTGCCTCGGGCCCTGCCCCGGCCTCAGCCCCggtcccggccccgccgcccccaCCGAGGACGTGAAGCTGGCGGTGACCGAGGTGCTCCACACGCTGCTGCACTCGGCCTCGGGCGATGTGATCCTGTCCCTGTACCGACCATCCACCCTCCCGCTCCTCGGCTGCGCCGTGTCCCTGCTTCTGGGCCTGGCGGAGCGAGAGAGAGCCAAGCAGCTCAAGGTCTCTGCGCTGCAGTGCTTGCAGGTCGTGGTGCTGCAGTGTGACTGCCGGCAGCACCGGCCCCTGAGTGAGGACGAGGCACAGCAATGTGGGGatctgtttgcttcttttctgcCGGGGGTTTCCCTTGCCCTGTCTCGGGTTGTGACTGCAGACATCAAACAAGGGCACAAACCCACCGTTGCTGCCATCAGACTCTTTTACCTGATCGTTGGCCTGGTGATGGCCGATGCACAGCTAGCCAGAGTCCCAGAGAGCAAAGAACAGCTGCCAGAGAATCAAAGCAGACTATCAGAAATACTGGTCCATAGAGGACCTGACTGGAGcaaaagcacagctgaaaaacTGTCTCTCCTCCTCTGTAAAATGGTTGAGTTCTCCTCAGTTCACCCCCACTGGAAAGTGAGACTGGAGCTGGTGGAACTGGTCCACCACTTACTGAGGAACTGCAGCCGTTCGCTGGAGAGCTCCTTCACTCACCTCTTGAAGGCCTTGGTGGGGCTGGTTAATGATGAAAGCagtgaagtccagagcaggtgTAACGAGGTTCTGCAGAGCATTGCAGAGCAGAGGATGgtagcacagagcagggctctggCTGATGTCCTCTCCGAGAACCTCCACTCCCTTGCCACAGCACTTCCTCGCCTGATGAACTCTCAGGATGACATGGGCAAGGTTTCCACTCTGAGCTTGCTGCTCGGCTACCTGAAGCTGCTGGGCCCCAAGATTAACGTTGTCCTCAACTCCACATCCCACCTGGGCCGCCTGTCCAAGGCACTGAtgcaggtgctggagctggatgtGACGGACGTGAAGATAGTGGAGGACAGACGCTGGGGCTGCGAGGactccctgcagcctggggtGCAGAAAGGCAGATGCCAGAGGAAATACTTCCGCTTCTTCACAGAGGAGAAGgttttccagctccttcagcaagTGTGTCGTGTTCTTGGCTACTACGGGAACCTCTATTTGCTTGTGGATCATTTCATGGGGCTGTACAGTGAATCTGCCATGTACCGAAAGCAGGCGGCCATGGTCCTCAACGAGCTGatcacaggagctgctggactGGGGGTGGATGTTCTCCAGGAAAGGGAAGTGTCACCGAACATGGATGATCTCAAAGCGTCTGTAACATCCATTCTCGACGAGTACACAGACCAGGCAAATTGGTATTTGATCACAAGCATTGATACAGAAGAAGTCAGCCATGAGCAGCACCCTGTGCACCACACAGGACTCCCTGCCCACCCCGGGGGGGTGTGCAGCACCATTCTCCTTCCATCCCCAGAGCTGCACGCAGCAACCCGCACCATGAACAGCAACATCTGGCAGATGTGCATCCAGCTGGAAGGGGTcggctgctttgctgctgtcctTGGGAAGGAGTtccggctgctgctgctgacagctctgTACCCAGTGCTGGAGAAGGCTGGTGACAAGACCCTGCTCATCAGTGAGACAGCGCTGGGGACGCTGGCAGAGATGAGCGAGGCCTGTGGCTATGGCTCCGTGCAGCAGCTGATTAATGACAACTCTGACTATCTGGTGAATGGGATCTCTCTGGGCTTGCGCCAGCTGGCGCAGCAGCCACACGCCTCCCGGGTGCTGGACACTATGCTGAGGCATTCAGATGCCAGCTTGCTGCCACTGGTAGAAGACGTTATCCAAGATGTCCTGTCAACTCTAGATCAGTGTTACAACAGCCAGGCTTCCACCTTCCTCGGGGTCCTGCACTCACTAATGACAGCTTTAG TGCAGTGGTTTGGCTCATCCtgcagtgaggagcagcagcagcagagcaccgAGTGCCAGAACAGGACCTCACCCCCAGGGCCACAGGTGGTGACAGCACGAGACATGGAGCAGTTCTTCCTGGACTACATCAGGCAGAAGCAGATGGCAGAGGGCGATGTTCCTGACTCAGGGTTTGAGGATGCAG ATGAGGTTCCCCCCCTTGCTAAGCCAGAGCCCAACAACTGTGAGACGGAAGGAGAGGCTCCCCTGCCCAGCCATGCTCAGCTGGCCAAAGATGTGCTGGAGAGGTGCATCCACTTGCTGTCTGACAGGAACCTCCGTGTGCGGCTCAAG GTTCTGGATGTGCTGGAGCTCTGTGTAACAGTGTTGCATCCTCACGGAAACCATCTGCTTCCCATGGCTCACCGTGTCTGGCCAGCTCTCGTCACCCGTCTGATCAGCGATGAccctctggcagtgctcagagCCTTCAAG GTGCTGTGTACCCTGGCTCAGAAGTGTGGGGACTTCCTGAGGCCGAGGTTCTCCAGAGATGTCCTGCCCAAGCTGACCAGCTCCCTCCTCAGCCAGGCCCCAGCAAGTGCCAGAGCAGGACCTGTGTACACCCACACGCTCGCCTTCAAGCTGcagctggctgtgctgcagggccTGGGCTCTCTGTGCCAGAAGCTGGACATGG GCGAGAGTGACCTCAATAAAGTGACAGATGCCTGCCTGATTTACCTCAGTGCCAAGCAACCCAGGAAACTGCAAGAAGCTGCCCAGAG